The following DNA comes from Camelina sativa cultivar DH55 chromosome 14, Cs, whole genome shotgun sequence.
GCTTCTTAATCTCATCGCTCGACCGTTTCTGAACTTCGTTAGCCCTCTTTTCCGCTTCAATTCTTGCGGCTTGCTCTTCACCCAGTTGCTGCTCCAGCCTCTTGGCTGTTTCTCTCAGCTTTTTCTCCACCTGAACAGCAACAAGAAAGCAGAAAACTTGTAAAGTTATGATTTAATCAATGTATAAGACAATGCATGTGGTCAGCATTTAACAACACAACAACTTATAGCTGAAGGAATCATGTAGGAATAAGCTCGATGCTAATGAAAGCACAACCATAAAGCTTTTGTCTATACAGACAATTTTCTAAGATTCCCAATTAAATGAACCACACACCCTAACCATCAACTAACTAAATCTTTTTGTATACACTTCCAACTTGGTAGTTGCATATGAATTATTGAAGTTATATTGCATGAACCCTTTAGAAATGTGAAAACTCAACATCATTGTTGTATAAAGAATGATAAACAGAATTACCATCTCTGTGATACGGGTAAGCTGCCTGTCATAGGACATATCAATTTGCTTCTTGAACTCAGATATCTCATTATTTGAGTAACCTTCCAGCGCTTCAACCTCCTTTTTCTGGTCCCTTAGCTTGATAGCCTCTTCCTGAGATTGCAACCACAGTTTAGGATTCTCTGCTTCGATTAGGAAAAGTAATAAcaactcagaaaaaaaaaaaagtaaaagcaacAAAATTTCTTCACCTGTAGCTCGTGGAACAACTCATCTGTATACGGTCTACCATTGTTATGTTTGACAACGGAATCAACAGCTGAGAGAAGCTTCTCAACTTGCTCAGCTTTCTTGACTTTATCAGTAGCCTTGTTATTAAACAATACAACCCTATCGTCACATAGCTTAAGAATTTCCTACAATCCACACCAATTCAAATAACATAAGCTGAAAAAACAAAtccttctttttatattatCCTCTTGAAAGAGTCAGCCAAAGTCACTTCACTTACCTTCATAAACTCAGGGCAGGCGTCAGCTAAATAGTCCTCCATTgtctcatcatcctcttccAACTCATCGCCACCGGTAAAAACAACGACCACATAGTCAGTGATTTTACTGCCGAATAGCGCTTGCAAGAAACTAAGCACAGCTTTCTCCTCGTTACTAAGCCTCCTCACAGAGAATACCAACAAGATCGCATGAATCCCACCTTCTGCCAAACTTATACACCTCACAATCTCTTTACCGATAAAATCGGCTGCAGTGGACACATCAAACAAACCTATACCAACATAATATTCATCAGGTTACCATCACATTCAAGGACTATCACTAGTTTATGAAAAGAATTGGGGGAGCTATCTTACCAGGAGTATCAACgacattaatgatctcaccatCTTCTCGAATAACTCTCTGTGACTCGCACGTGGTCGTCACTCCTACGGTTCTAACTTTTGACCTAAAAGCTTTCCTCCCAAGAATACTATTCCCTGTGGAACTCTTTCCGTTACCAGTACGTCCCACAAGAACTAGGGTTCGGTTAAGGCTTGATGACGTCGCAAATTCCCAATCATCTTCCATCATATCTCCACCCATCTCAACAAAACTCATATACCTAACAAACAGAGTTACAATTATTAGATCGCTTAAAGGTCTAAACCTTTAGCAACGATCGTAAGATAACACANGCATGAATCCCACCATCTGCCAAACTTATACACCTCACAATCTCTTTACCGATAAAATCGGCTGCAGTGGACACATCAAACAAACCTATACCAACAAAATATTCATCAGGTTACCATCACATTCAAGGACTTATCACTAGGTTACCATCACATTAATGGGGCGGAGCTTACCAGGAGTATCAACgacattaatgatctcaccatCTTCTCGAATAACTCTCTGTGACTCGCACGTGGTCGTCACTCCTACGGTTCTAACTTTTGACCTAAAAGCTTTCCTCCCAAGAATACTATTCCCTGTGGAACTCTTTCCGTTACCAGTACGTCCCACAAGAACTAGGGTTCGGTTAAGGCTTGATGACGTCGCAAATTCCCAATCATCTTCCATCATATCTCCACCCATCTCAACAAAACTCATATACCTAACAAACAGAGTTACAATTATTAGATCGCTTAAAGGTCTAAACCTTTAGCAACGATCGTAAGATAACAcaccaaaacagagcaaaacagaaccagaaaaatcaaacaaaaaaacaaaccacaGAATCAACAGATCAAGAGAGGGCAAATCgaagatagagaagagagaagattacTTGCTTAAAAAGAGGAGATGCTAAAAGCGACGAGAGATTTTAGATAAAGAAAGAtctttgcaaaataaaaatctcttttGGACGATATTTATACGGAACTAGTAAAACCTGACTAGACAGACCCCCAGAACCAAAGAAGTCTTTTTGTGTTCCTCTCTAATGTACAAAACTGGTAGTTATCACCTGTGAAGCGGTTCACCTTACTATAGTGATTATAAAAACCGTACGATGTATTTATCATTCTTCATCGTACGGTTTATTCGAGAGAAGACTTTAATACACAAACCTATCCAGAGTTATTGTCTCCCGTCGGATGCCCTAAAAGTCCATAATAGGCCCAATTATGGCCCATTAAGGTCCAAAAGTCCACGTAGACCGGCTGGTTCATTTGTCTTCGGGTTCGAAATTTAtgcgaattttttttttttttttaagttaatttgTTTTAGCTGAGTTTTTattgagaaagaggaagagaggaaaCACAAAATTAGGGCAAAATTGCGTgcgatatct
Coding sequences within:
- the LOC104741966 gene encoding immune-associated nucleotide-binding protein 8 isoform X2; protein product: MSFVEMGGDMMEDDWEFATSSSLNRTLVLVGRTGNGKSSTGNSILGRKAFRSKVRTVGVTTTCESQRVIREDGEIINVVDTPGLFDVSTAADFIGKEIVRCISLAEGGIHAILLVFSVRRLSNEEKAVLSFLQALFGSKITDYVVVVFTGGDELEEDDETMEDYLADACPEFMKEILKLCDDRVVLFNNKATDKVKKAEQVEKLLSAVDSVVKHNNGRPYTDELFHELQEEAIKLRDQKKEVEALEGYSNNEISEFKKQIDMSYDRQLTRITEMVEKKLRETAKRLEQQLGEEQAARIEAEKRANEVQKRSSDEIKKLRENLERAEKETKELQKKLGKCINL
- the LOC104741966 gene encoding immune-associated nucleotide-binding protein 8 isoform X1: MSFVEMGGDMMEDDWEFATSSSLNRTLVLVGRTGNGKSSTGNSILGRKAFRSKVRTVGVTTTCESQRVIREDGEIINVVDTPGLFDVSTAADFIGKEIVRCISLADGGIHAILLVFSVRRLSNEEKAVLSFLQALFGSKITDYVVVVFTGGDELEEDDETMEDYLADACPEFMKEILKLCDDRVVLFNNKATDKVKKAEQVEKLLSAVDSVVKHNNGRPYTDELFHELQEEAIKLRDQKKEVEALEGYSNNEISEFKKQIDMSYDRQLTRITEMVEKKLRETAKRLEQQLGEEQAARIEAEKRANEVQKRSSDEIKKLRENLERAEKETKELQKKLGKCINL